The genomic segment GTGTCAGTAACAGTGAGAATGAACATTGTCAATGGACGTGTCGCAGGCAGCGAGAAACATGGTCATTTGTGTGATTTGCTACCATTAAACCAATGGTTGCTGTTCACTGATCTGATGAAGTCCCCAACATTCCTTCACAAGGAAGCACAAAACACTTCTGAGCTTGGAGACTTACTGAGCGACCCCCTGTTATTTGTCATAATTCTTCACAATCTAATTTACTACAGTTTTACCCAATCcctgtacattgaaacaacacAATTGGACAGGTTCAGAGTTCAGAGTGAGAGATAAATCAAATTACCTCAACAGctggcacttgtgcagcccgggtccgagccgctggattccttcacgCTGAATGTTGCAGTCCTGTAAGTCgaggtgttttattgtatcacaggttccgatgacatgagacaggactgcgaggtcaatcggggtcagtggcattccactgaatgaaagtgttttCACAGATCCCAGTGTGGCCTGAGCCAGCCAACGATTCTgtgactcaaacaggtagtgcaatgtgttcaagAGGCTCTTTTTATCAGCTGCACTGCACACGTTTCCACTCTGGTGTTTAACCTCCTCcatcacccagtcaatcaccctgCAGGTTGTTTcatgaggaaatggacccagaaactcctccaggccccgagctgtcattggggaggagagaccagcaacaaaacggagaaataaCTCAAACTGACCACTTCTCGTTCTATGGGTTTCAGTGAGGAATTTCACGATATCcccgggatgtggattcaggaattgtgcgactgcagctacaaactcctggatggtgaggtgtgggaatgtgtacactaCACACCGGGCAGAAACCTCTCTTTCCAATATctccatcaggaacccggacaggaactgggaaggctgcagaccgtagttgatcaaatctccatcCGTAAACACAACCTTCCTCTCGGATAgtcctctgaaggccatctgaccaaccctgagtaacacatcacgggggttctcaatctcacggccgtggtttttcaggatgttgtaaatatagtaggaatataATTGGGTtatggtcttgggaactcgctgcgggtcTCTGACTCTTTGggtgaagaaggggcccagtgccagagcgaggatccagcagtaggaggggttgtagctcatggtgtacaggatctcgttctcctccacgtgtttgaaaacagctgccGCCACTGcctgatcttcaaaatgcctaATGAAATATTTCTTCCGTTCatcaccaacaaatcccaggatttcagcccagacactgatctctgctttttccaataaatgtaacgcagtggggcgggtggtcaccagcactgaacaccctgggagcagcttgtgctggattaaactgtacacaatatccgacacttcacaccaccactcgggatctgggcactggtgcttgggttctgtatctctccgactgtcagcaaaatcaattttgtgtttgaattcatccaaaccatcgaATATAAACAACAATCCCTCTGGGATCTTCCAGACGTCTCTCAGAAtattcccaaagtaaggatactgatccagaatcagttccctCAAGTTTATTCTAcagttaatggagtttaaatcccggaatttgaaactgaagacaaactggaattgttggtatattttccccgtgGCCCAGTCATGAAGAATCTTTtggaccattgttgttttcccaatcccttggactccggccactgctgccgaACTTCCAGATTTGGATTTACTTTGGGCAAAGCTGCTCTGAAACATCTGATCCGTCCGGATTTTTTCCAGCTTTCTGCGGAGATGTTTCTGTCTCCACTCCTCGTGGCCTCTGCCTCTTGtcagcagctcatgttccaccagtgtccgatctcgaatcgtagaaatgaccgtgagctcagcatatcgatcaaccagctggaaaaccttctccttctccctcatcaggatcgtgttcactctcagtgtttcagtctgtgcccgcagagtctccttgtgtttctgttgaaGGTCTTCCATGGGAACAGACAGTGATCAATCTGTTAGATGTCTCAACTCAGAACTCAGTATTTAAGTACACAAGAGTTAGCTCAAAACCATTGCATTAATTGGATTGATCAATAAATGAACAGTAAAACAAATACAATTAACAGACCCTGAACGAGACAGTGAGGCGCTGATTTGATAAACACTTGATTATCACATTTCAAATTAACTGTGATGTGAAGGTGAGTATTTCCAACTCCCACTACTTCCAGAGCTCTCATTAGGGTAGTGGGCATTCTGTCAAAGGAACGGGTCGGGAAATCACAGCTTCCCGCCTCCCCTCTCACCGTCACTGATTCAAAATACAAAGAAGTAGCTTTGTTGATCAGTACATGCACTGTGGGTGGATGGTTGGGAGAGAAAATGTCAATGTCTTGTTCAGGAGGTTGAGGCAGTTAGCATTTTGACGCAAAACGCAGAcaattccaccccacccccattaccacagatgctgctcagctcACTGAGTTCCTCAGGAAAATGATTTGAGACGGCAGATCTGCAGTCTCATGTCTCTTAACAAGTGTTTGTTGCAAATACTTAAcaaatttaagattcaagatagatacgtgtaaaggagaaggaaataattgttattccggatctgatgtagcacaaaaaaaaCTCAGATAAAGAATGCAAtgaaaaacacaaaaatataaatatatacgGTACAGGAGTCACTCTGACCTCAGGTGGTTCTGACTGAAAATTTTAAAACCGTGCTAGTGGTGGGGTAGGGGTTGTTAGTTGTGGAGGGGTGGCTTAGTgattggaggtgttgatcagtcttactgcttgaggaaagtaactggttttgagtctggtgctCCTGCTGTGGATGCTACGTCACTTCCTCCCTCATGGGAGAGGGGCAAACAGACCACAGGCAGGATTAGTGGGATCCTTCCTGAAGCTGCTGGCTCTTTTCCGGagcctttctgtatatacgtccCTGATGGAAGGTAGGCTGGGggtgctggtgatgcgttgggcagttttgatgacccgttgtagagccttccagTCTGCCACAGTTACGCAGCATGTTGGCCTGCCCTCTGCAGCACAGCTGTAGAAGGACGGGAGTGTAGATGTGAGTACAGGTCAGACAACGTCTGTGgaaaggggagaaaggggagatgCTACTGGTCTATGAATTTAAATACAAGTTTGAAAACCATGTTGATTACAAATCTGGTGGTAAAGAAGAGAGTAGAGACTAGGAATTTCGGTAGCAGGTGTTACAGGATTTCAGCTGTCACAGGACCTGCATAGAACAGCATAGGAataggaccttcggcccacaacattgGTGCCAGCATGATGTCCCCATAAACTCATCCTACCTGTCTCcagatctatggacatggacatCAAGATCCCTGCAAACATGAATAATGTCAGGATCGTGACATTTACTCCATACTTCCCCCATACATTTGGTCTTCTGAATTGCAGCAACTCACATttctctggattaaactccagCTGATATTTGCCCACCGACATCTGCAGCTGATCTATATCTCGATGGATTCTTTGACACACCTCTTCATTCTCCACAATCCAGTGTCTCATTGCAGTGTCGTGAAACTCATCTCTCCCTTTCAGACTAAATGTACAACATCTCTCTTCAAGATCCACAGGCACCGCCGTCGTTGACTTCAGTCCTTTTTTGGAAAACGCCGGACCCAAATACTGCTCAGCTAATATAATCATGCCAGTTGGGGATTTGTCCAACAAGAGCTGCTGCCAATCTAAACCTTTGCCACTTAATTGCCTTCCCCCAAGTTATCTTTCCCACACCCAATACTGCACACCCAATTCtttgtagtgtggaggatcagaaggaccttggggtccaagtccataggaccaGGTTgcgcaggttgagcctgtggttaagaaggcattcggtgctttggccttcatcaaccctgggattgagtttagaagccaaggggtaattttgcagctatatagcaccctggtcagaccccacttggagtactgtgctcatttctggtcgtctcactacaggaaggatgtggaaactgtggaaagggagcagaggagatttacaaggatgttgccgggattgcAGTGCACGTTTTATGAGAATAGGgggagtgaacttggtcttttctcctcggagtgacggaggatgagaggtgacttgataaaggtgtataagatgatgacagccattgatcgtgtggatagtcagaggctttatttCCAGGGatgaaatgactaacacaagaGCATATaattttatggtgcttggaagtatgtacagaggagatacagagatgtttttttttatgcagagagtggtggatgcgtgtaatgcgctgccggtgacggtggtgcaggcggatatgatagggccttttaagagactcctgtataggtacatggagctcagaaaaaaaaaatggaagactgttggtaaccctaggtaatttcaaaaataaatacatgttcggcacggcatcgtgggccaaagggctcgaattgtgctgtaagttttctacgtttctataagCTGCAGCCTTCTCCTT from the Mobula birostris isolate sMobBir1 chromosome 13, sMobBir1.hap1, whole genome shotgun sequence genome contains:
- the LOC140206974 gene encoding NACHT, LRR and PYD domains-containing protein 12-like isoform X2, yielding MVMEKGSRARRVMWETFVKMRIGVPKLDRILNEIQERGCVPVHRLVPKIPRELKDLQQKHKETLRAQTETLRVNTILMREKEKVFQLVDRYAELTVISTIRDRTLVEHELLTRGRGHEEWRQKHLRRKLEKIRTDQMFQSSFAQSKSKSGSSAAVAGVQGIGKTTMVQKILHDWATGKIYQQFQFVFSFKFRDLNSINCRINLRELILDQYPYFGNILRDVWKIPEGLLFIFDGLDEFKHKIDFADSRRDTEPKHQCPDPEWWCEVSDIVYSLIQHKLLPGCSVLVTTRPTALHLLEKAEISVWAEILGFVGDERKKYFIRHFEDQAVAAAVFKHVEENEILYTMSYNPSYCWILALALGPFFTQRVRDPQRVPKTITQLYSYYIYNILKNHGREIENPRDVLLRVGQMAFRGLSERKVVFTDGDLINYGLQPSQFLSGFLMEILEREVSARCVVYTFPHLTIQEFVAAVAQFLNPHPGDIVKFLTETHRTRSGQFELFLRFVAGLSSPMTARGLEEFLGPFPHETTCRVIDWVMEEVKHQSGNVCSAADKKSLLNTLHYLFESQNRWLAQATLGSVKTLSFSGMPLTPIDLAVLSHVIGTCDTIKHLDLQDCNIQREGIQRLGPGLHKCQLLRLRLNKLGDSGVKLVSAALRNPDCKIQKLGLNHVGLTDSGAEDLASALSANPSLTELILNGNKLGDSGVKLVSAALRNPECKIQELWLGRVGLTDSGAEDLASALRTNRSLTELYLSGNKLGDSGVKLVSAALRNRECKIQKLWLARVGLTVSGVEDLVSALSTNRSLTELDLGWNSLTDRSVPALRLLILILPSLECIETRLSAGNRAPAACPSLTVNRFSRTGEKELRSLHEIRPRLRVDL
- the LOC140206974 gene encoding NACHT, LRR and PYD domains-containing protein 12-like isoform X1; its protein translation is MGQGASSEEVPVTSTSGKGTVITELLAGWDDFQLLQLTDFYRDRLQQAMEGGVHGVSLALTAENQFSGEEHRKISDLADKGERADSSKLLLSMVMEKGSRARRVMWETFVKMRIGVPKLDRILNEIQERGCVPVHRLVPKIPRELKDLQQKHKETLRAQTETLRVNTILMREKEKVFQLVDRYAELTVISTIRDRTLVEHELLTRGRGHEEWRQKHLRRKLEKIRTDQMFQSSFAQSKSKSGSSAAVAGVQGIGKTTMVQKILHDWATGKIYQQFQFVFSFKFRDLNSINCRINLRELILDQYPYFGNILRDVWKIPEGLLFIFDGLDEFKHKIDFADSRRDTEPKHQCPDPEWWCEVSDIVYSLIQHKLLPGCSVLVTTRPTALHLLEKAEISVWAEILGFVGDERKKYFIRHFEDQAVAAAVFKHVEENEILYTMSYNPSYCWILALALGPFFTQRVRDPQRVPKTITQLYSYYIYNILKNHGREIENPRDVLLRVGQMAFRGLSERKVVFTDGDLINYGLQPSQFLSGFLMEILEREVSARCVVYTFPHLTIQEFVAAVAQFLNPHPGDIVKFLTETHRTRSGQFELFLRFVAGLSSPMTARGLEEFLGPFPHETTCRVIDWVMEEVKHQSGNVCSAADKKSLLNTLHYLFESQNRWLAQATLGSVKTLSFSGMPLTPIDLAVLSHVIGTCDTIKHLDLQDCNIQREGIQRLGPGLHKCQLLRLRLNKLGDSGVKLVSAALRNPDCKIQKLGLNHVGLTDSGAEDLASALSANPSLTELILNGNKLGDSGVKLVSAALRNPECKIQELWLGRVGLTDSGAEDLASALRTNRSLTELYLSGNKLGDSGVKLVSAALRNRECKIQKLWLARVGLTVSGVEDLVSALSTNRSLTELDLGWNSLTDRSVPALRLLILILPSLECIETRLSAGNRAPAACPSLTVNRFSRTGEKELRSLHEIRPRLRVDL